The Microcystis aeruginosa NIES-843 sequence TCCTATCTCACCATTGAGATAACTGCTGTAACTATTTTGAGATAACTAAGGCTATCATTCAGGAAAGTTACTGTTGAGACTCCTGATTAGTTTGTTAATTTTTGTGTTAAGTAGCTAGACAATTAAACCCTTTAGAGATAGGGTGATCGTAGCTGAGTTTGCTATTATATAGTTTTGTAAATAAATATCAAACTCAAGGGTTTTTGAAGATGGTATGTCGCTAAACTGAAAGTATAAAGTACAGAGGTAAAAATACTTATGATGCTACTACAAGATGTTGCGAGAACCTCTAGAGAACAAGCATTAATTCTGTGGTTTGAAGAAGTAGACAGCAAAGACGTGGGATTAGTCGGTGGGAAAAACTCCTCATTAGGCGAAATGATCCAACAATTAACCCCGAAAGGGATTAATGTCCCCACAGGATTCGCCACCACCGCTTACGCTTACCGTCACTTTGTCGAAAAAGCCGGACTAGACGCACAATTAAGACAAATTTTCCAAGATTTAGACGAAAACGATGTCCAAAACTTGCAAGAAAAAGGTAAACAAGCACGCACATTAATTCTCAATACACCGTTCCCCGATGATTTAAGTCATGCGATCGCTATTGCCTATCGCCGACTCTGTGAACGTTATGGCGATGATCTCTATCATTCCATAGATGTGGCCGTTCGCTCAAGCGCCACTGCCGAAGACTTACCAGAAGCGAGTTTTGCCGGACAACAGGAAACCTATCTCAACGTGCAAGGGGTAAGGGGAGTTTTAGAAGCTTGCCATAAATGTTTTGCCTCTTTATTCACCGATCGCGCTATTTCCTACCGTCATCATAACGGTTTCGATCACTTTGCCGTCGCCCTTTCCGTCGGTGTCCAAAAAATGGTGCGTTCAGATCTAGCCACCTCCGGGGTGATGTTTTCCATCGATACGGAAACAGGGTTCAAAAATGCCACTTTAATCACGGCAGCCTACGGTTTAGGGGAAAATGTCGTGCAAGGAGCCGTTAACCCCGACGAATATCTGGTTTTTAAACCCACTCTTAAAAACGGTTACAAACCCATCCTCGACAAACGCCTCGGCAGTAAAGCCATCAAGATGATCTACGATGATGGAGGATCGCGTCTAACCAAGAATATCCGAGTTAACAAGCTAGAACAGGATCAATTCTGCATTAGTGACCAAGAAATCCTCACTTTAGCCCGTTGGACGACCCAAATCGAGGAACATTACTCGCAAGTGCGCGGAACCTACACCCCCATGGACATCGAATGGGCAAAAGATGGGATCACGGGAGAACTCTTTATCGTTCAGGCGCGTCCAGAAACCGTACAATCGCAAAAAGCAGCTAATATCCTTAAATCCTACGAAATTAAGCAAAGAAGTCAAGTTTTAGCGGTGGGACGGAGTGTAGGTGCGGCAATCGGTCAAGGAAAAGCCAGAGTCATCCTCAGTGTAGACAAAATCAACAACTTTAAACCGGGAGAAGTTCTCGTCACCAATCGCACGGATCCCGACTGGGAACCGATTATGAAACAAGCAAGCGCGATCGTTACTAATCAGGGTGGTCGTACTTGCCATGCCGCTATTATCGCACGAGAAATGGGCATTCCGGCGATCGTGGGTTGCAATAATGCCACGGAAACGATTAAAACCGGTCAGGAAGTCACCGTTTGCTGTGCGGAGGGGGATGAAGGGAAAGTTTACCTCGGATTGCTACCCTTTGAAATTATTGAAACTCCCCTGGACAATTTGCCCCAAACTCGGACAAAAATCCTCATGAATATCGGTAATCCCGAAAAAGCCTTCGCTTTTGCCGATATTCCTGCTCAAGGGGTCGGTTTAGCGCGTCTAGAGTTTATTATCGCTAACCATATTCAGGCCCACCCCAGCGCCTTGCTGAAATTCCACGAATTGGAAGAAGGAGACGTAAAAGACCAAATCGCCGAATTAACCAAACACTACGAGGATAAACCCCAATTTTTCGTCGATAAATTGGCCCGGGGAATTGCCATGATTGCAGCCGCATTCTACCCCAAAGATGTAATTGTGCGGATGTCCGATTTTAAATCCAATGAATACGCTAATTTATTGGGTGGCA is a genomic window containing:
- the ppsA gene encoding phosphoenolpyruvate synthase, yielding MMLLQDVARTSREQALILWFEEVDSKDVGLVGGKNSSLGEMIQQLTPKGINVPTGFATTAYAYRHFVEKAGLDAQLRQIFQDLDENDVQNLQEKGKQARTLILNTPFPDDLSHAIAIAYRRLCERYGDDLYHSIDVAVRSSATAEDLPEASFAGQQETYLNVQGVRGVLEACHKCFASLFTDRAISYRHHNGFDHFAVALSVGVQKMVRSDLATSGVMFSIDTETGFKNATLITAAYGLGENVVQGAVNPDEYLVFKPTLKNGYKPILDKRLGSKAIKMIYDDGGSRLTKNIRVNKLEQDQFCISDQEILTLARWTTQIEEHYSQVRGTYTPMDIEWAKDGITGELFIVQARPETVQSQKAANILKSYEIKQRSQVLAVGRSVGAAIGQGKARVILSVDKINNFKPGEVLVTNRTDPDWEPIMKQASAIVTNQGGRTCHAAIIAREMGIPAIVGCNNATETIKTGQEVTVCCAEGDEGKVYLGLLPFEIIETPLDNLPQTRTKILMNIGNPEKAFAFADIPAQGVGLARLEFIIANHIQAHPSALLKFHELEEGDVKDQIAELTKHYEDKPQFFVDKLARGIAMIAAAFYPKDVIVRMSDFKSNEYANLLGGKPFEPKEENPMIGWRGASRYTDPNYREAFALECRALKMVREEMGLTNVIPMIPFCRTPEEGMRVLEEMAKNGLERGVNGLQVYVMCELPSNVILADQFAQVFDGFSIGSNDLTQLTLGLDRDSALVAHLFDERNEGVKRMVKMAIETAKAQNRKIGICGQAPSDYPEFAQFLVELGIDSISLNPDSVLKTLLMVAAVEQGQ